Within Puntigrus tetrazona isolate hp1 chromosome 17, ASM1883169v1, whole genome shotgun sequence, the genomic segment CAGCACCGGCAGGCCTCTCCGCAGCGGTGGCAGGCGCGCAGCGGAGGATAACAGCACATGCAGGGCGCTAGCAGAGACAGCCCCAGCAGTGCTAGCCAGCGCACACAGAACTGCTCCTCGCTGGCGTCGCAGGAGCAGGGGTCCGAGAAGTCCCCCTCCGAGTCGGACATGCAGTGGTACAGCATGCTCTCGGCGCACAGCATGCAGCTCAGCCGGTAGATGCACTGTTTGATGGGGTCGGGCGCGTCAGGGCACTGGCCCCGCTGGTTGTCCTCGTGGTTGAACATCTCTCGGCAGTAGATGCAGCGAGAGCGCTCTCCGTCCTCACGTCGCCTCCGGCCCGACGGCTGCTGGGTCTTCACCGGCTCCTTGGCGTCCGGCTTGGAGAAGGCGGCGGAGGCGTCCGGCTCCTCGCGCTCCGGGTCCTGCTTCCACAGCACCGGGTGCCGGTAGTCCTCGTAGCCTCGGATGAGCACATCTTTGCGCGGGTTGATGCGGACGATCTCTTCCTCGTCCATGTGAAAGCTCACGTGCCGCCTGCCGCTGGAGGACACCTGAAACAGAATCCAGATAGTCTGAGCAACTGCAGATAAATATTCATTCAGACGCCCCCCTCACGTTACACCGCAGTGTACTTGCTACAGCAGCCCAAGTCCAGCCCGAGGGAGAAGCATGCGCAGGACACATACAGGTTCTCCCCTCACGTTTTTCTAAGCATTTTATTATCTTTGTGAAAACAATGTGAAGTGACATGTGAATCTGACATGGCTGCATTTGAAATTGACTAGATGAACACTTCCCAgttcagaggagaactgagcctggtttctcctaaggttttctttcttcattcgGTCACAGAAGGAGTTtgggttccttgccgctgtctcctctggcttgcttagttgagGACACTTAATGTCCAGTGATTATCA encodes:
- the spred1 gene encoding sprouty-related, EVH1 domain-containing protein 1 isoform X2 gives rise to the protein MTRDDSSGGWLPLDSGGLSSVSVHKLSRTEADGSSAADFLIRGERLRDKTVLLDCVIRRDLVYNKVNPIFHHWRIGSMKFGLTFQSPADARAFDRGIRRAMEDVKQGGTPYTDTPEEPSSQETVSVSTPVRDVFCSRGVVFTEPFHGSYVRAQPFDEALTASQRFLPPQVSSSGRRHVSFHMDEEEIVRINPRKDVLIRGYEDYRHPVLWKQDPEREEPDASAAFSKPDAKEPVKTQQPSGRRRREDGERSRCIYCREMFNHEDNQRGQCPDAPDPIKQCIYRLSCMLCAESMLYHCMSDSEGDFSDPCSCDASEEQFCVRWLALLGLSLLAPCMCCYPPLRACHRCGEACRCCGGKHKAAG